From the genome of Abyssicoccus albus, one region includes:
- a CDS encoding dihydroorotase: MNILIKNAMLNTAQYNGQYDVLISEGLIQRIGSSIDYNDQDTKVIDANGKLLSAGLIDVHVHLREPGGEHKETIETGTKAAARGGFTTICPMPNTRPVPDQVETMEKLEQTIESDAVVKVLSYASITKRQLGNEHVDFDALSKCSTFAFTDDGVGVQSAHMMYEAMQRAAKVNKPIVAHCEENTLIYNGAVHAGDVSERLNIPGIPSICEATQIARDVLLSEASGCHYHVCHVSTKESVRVIRDAKKAGIHVTAEVTPHHLLLCEDDIKEHDTNYKMNPPLRSKEDRDALIEGLLDGTIDMIATDHAPHAEDEKNTTMEKAPFGIVGSEIAFSLLYTHFVKNGEWSLEQLLSYLTTQPKAVFGLDVGEIREGAIADLALFDLDNEYTIDANDFASKSHNTPFLGAKVYGETAMTIVDGEIIYERGVTQWT; the protein is encoded by the coding sequence ATGAATATTTTAATTAAAAATGCAATGTTGAACACAGCACAATACAATGGACAATATGACGTCTTAATTTCAGAAGGGCTGATTCAACGTATCGGTTCGTCTATTGATTATAACGACCAAGATACGAAAGTAATAGACGCAAATGGTAAATTATTATCAGCCGGTTTAATCGATGTACATGTTCACTTAAGAGAGCCAGGTGGAGAACATAAAGAAACAATTGAGACTGGTACGAAAGCAGCTGCTCGTGGAGGATTCACGACAATTTGTCCAATGCCAAATACACGTCCTGTTCCAGATCAAGTTGAAACAATGGAGAAATTAGAACAAACAATCGAATCAGATGCAGTTGTGAAAGTATTATCATATGCATCGATTACAAAACGTCAACTTGGTAATGAACATGTCGATTTCGATGCATTAAGCAAATGTTCAACGTTTGCTTTTACTGATGATGGTGTCGGTGTTCAAAGTGCACATATGATGTATGAAGCAATGCAACGTGCGGCGAAAGTGAATAAACCAATCGTAGCGCATTGTGAAGAGAACACATTAATTTATAACGGTGCGGTTCATGCAGGGGACGTGAGTGAACGTTTAAATATACCTGGTATTCCTTCAATCTGTGAAGCAACACAAATTGCACGTGATGTACTTTTAAGTGAAGCATCAGGCTGTCATTATCATGTTTGTCACGTATCGACAAAAGAGTCTGTTAGGGTTATACGTGATGCAAAAAAAGCTGGTATTCATGTCACTGCTGAAGTGACACCACACCATTTACTTTTATGTGAAGATGATATTAAAGAACACGATACAAATTATAAAATGAATCCTCCACTTCGTAGCAAAGAAGATCGCGATGCATTAATTGAAGGATTATTAGATGGTACGATTGATATGATTGCCACAGATCATGCACCTCATGCTGAAGATGAAAAGAATACAACAATGGAGAAGGCACCATTCGGAATTGTCGGCAGTGAAATTGCATTCAGTTTGTTATACACACATTTTGTGAAAAACGGAGAGTGGTCACTTGAACAGTTGTTAAGTTACTTAACGACTCAACCGAAAGCGGTATTTGGATTAGATGTCGGTGAGATTCGTGAGGGAGCGATTGCTGATTTAGCATTATTTGATTTAGACAATGAGTACACAATAGATGCAAATGATTTCGCATCTAAGTCACATAATACACCGTTTTTAGGCGCAAAAGTTTACGGAGAAACTGCAATGACGATTGTTGATGGTGAAATTATTTATGAAAGAGGTGTCACACAATGGACTTAA
- the carA gene encoding glutamine-hydrolyzing carbamoyl-phosphate synthase small subunit, translated as MDLKKRYLVLEDGKVYSGYAFGSDQNVFGEVVFNTAMTGYQETISDPSYTGQIVTFTYPLIGNYGMNRDDYETIHPSLKGVVVREVCELPSNFRNEETLDQALKRFKVPGIYGVDTRSLTKRIRNSGVMKGALVDSIEDIDHIIERINMTEYPTNEVEQVSTKSPYVSTGKGYRVVLVDFGKKQNIVRELNRRDCDVTVVPHNITAEEIIQMNPDGIMLSNGPGDPTDVPEAIEMLKVIQEKFPVFGICLGHQLFALANGATTFKMKFGHRGANHPVLNIETNKVELTSQNHGYSVSRDSLEETELIETHRAINDNTVEGLKHKEHLAFSVQYHPEAAPGPHDPNYLFDQFIENMKSYVERKKGGRHHA; from the coding sequence ATGGACTTAAAGAAAAGATATTTAGTTTTAGAGGATGGCAAAGTATATTCAGGATATGCATTTGGAAGTGATCAAAACGTATTTGGTGAAGTTGTATTTAATACAGCGATGACGGGTTATCAAGAAACGATTTCTGATCCGTCTTATACTGGACAAATTGTAACATTTACTTATCCGTTAATTGGTAATTATGGTATGAATCGTGATGATTATGAGACAATCCATCCTTCTTTGAAAGGTGTTGTCGTTCGTGAAGTGTGTGAATTGCCAAGTAACTTTCGTAATGAAGAAACATTAGATCAAGCGTTAAAACGGTTTAAAGTACCAGGTATATATGGAGTAGATACGAGAAGCTTAACAAAGCGTATTCGAAATTCAGGTGTGATGAAAGGAGCACTTGTAGATTCAATTGAGGATATTGATCATATCATTGAACGGATTAATATGACTGAATATCCAACAAATGAAGTTGAACAAGTATCAACGAAATCACCATATGTATCAACAGGGAAAGGATACCGTGTCGTGCTCGTTGATTTTGGTAAAAAGCAAAATATCGTGCGGGAGTTAAATCGAAGAGATTGCGATGTAACGGTTGTACCGCATAACATCACAGCAGAAGAGATTATCCAAATGAATCCTGACGGTATTATGCTCTCGAATGGTCCTGGAGATCCAACAGATGTACCGGAAGCGATTGAAATGTTAAAAGTGATTCAAGAAAAGTTTCCAGTATTCGGCATTTGCCTTGGTCATCAGCTTTTTGCATTAGCGAATGGCGCAACAACGTTCAAAATGAAATTCGGTCATCGTGGTGCTAACCATCCCGTTTTAAATATTGAAACGAATAAAGTTGAATTAACAAGTCAAAACCATGGATATAGTGTCAGCCGTGATAGTCTTGAAGAGACTGAATTAATCGAGACACATCGAGCGATTAACGATAATACAGTAGAAGGATTAAAGCATAAAGAACATCTGGCGTTTTCAGTTCAATATCATCCTGAAGCAGCCCCTGGACCACATGATCCGAATTATTTATTTGACCAATTTATTGAGAATATGAAGAGTTATGTTGAACGCAAAAAAGGAGGACGTCATCATGCCTAA
- the carB gene encoding carbamoyl-phosphate synthase large subunit translates to MPKRTDIKRIMVIGSGPIIIGQAAEFDYAGTQACLALKEEGYEVILVNSNPATIMTDKEIADKVYIEPLTLDFISRIIRKEKPDALLPTLGGQIGLNMAIELDQAGVLEENNVELLGTKLSSINQAEDRDLFRSLMNDMGEPVPESEIINTIDEAYQFVEKVGYPFIVRPAFTMGGTGGGICYNEQDLKEIVQNGLKYSPVSQCLLEKSIAGFKEIEYEVMRDKNDNAIVVCNMENIDPVGVHTGDSIVVAPSQTLTDYEYHMLRDVSLRIIRALGIEGGCNVQLALDPHSFNYYIIEVNPRVSRSSALASKATGYPIAKIAAKIAVGMTLDEMMNPVTKTSYAAFEPTLDYVVSKIPRFPFDKFDKGERKLGTQMKATGEVMAIGRTYEESLLKAIRSLEYGVHHLGLPNGDEFELEHIMKQIGIASDERLFFIGEALRRDITVQEIHDITQIDMFFLNKFKHIIDIEHMLKENKGSLTHLEFAKKYGFSDKVIAHRFEMTEEEVFELRQQHNIMPVFKMVDTCAAEFESETPYFYGTYEEDNESIVSDKEKIIVLGSGPIRIGQGVEFDYATVHAVWAIQQQGYEAIIINNNPETVSTDFSISDKLYFEPLTVEDVMNIIDLEQPKGVVVQFGGQTAINLAEGLNARGVEILGTSLEEIDRAEDRKSFEALLQSLEIPQPLGKTATNVSEAIDNANYIGYPVLVRPSYVLGGRAMEIVHTETELKQYMENAVKASPEHPVLIDRYLTGKEIEVDAISDGKTVVIPGIMEHIERAGVHSGDSIAVYPPQNLTNDHIKTLEEYTIKLAKGLNTKGLINIQYVISNDEVFVLEVNPRASRTVPFLSKITDIPMANLAMSSILGQSLQSLGYETGVQPIQEGVYIKAPVFSFSKLKNVDITLGPEMKSTGEVMGQDQTMQKALYKALAATGLIVKDHGTVLFTVSDDDKEEATELAERFYKIGYRILATEGTAKTFNEQGIPAESVDKISDDKTDLLDAIQQGKVQLVINTMTKGKEIERDGFRIRRESVDNGVPCLTSLDTASAIIDVIESMTFEMNAMNE, encoded by the coding sequence ATGCCTAAACGTACGGATATTAAAAGAATTATGGTGATTGGATCTGGACCAATTATTATCGGACAAGCAGCTGAATTTGATTACGCAGGGACACAAGCATGCTTAGCGTTGAAAGAAGAAGGCTACGAAGTCATCCTAGTGAATTCAAATCCAGCAACGATTATGACAGATAAAGAGATTGCAGATAAAGTTTATATCGAACCGTTAACGTTAGACTTCATCAGTCGTATCATTCGAAAAGAAAAACCAGATGCACTGCTGCCAACACTTGGTGGTCAAATTGGTTTAAATATGGCCATTGAACTTGATCAAGCTGGTGTACTTGAAGAAAATAATGTTGAATTACTTGGAACTAAATTATCATCAATCAATCAAGCAGAAGATCGTGATTTATTCAGAAGTTTGATGAATGATATGGGAGAACCTGTCCCAGAAAGTGAAATTATTAATACGATTGATGAAGCGTATCAATTCGTTGAAAAAGTAGGATACCCATTTATTGTCCGTCCCGCTTTTACTATGGGGGGAACAGGTGGTGGAATTTGTTATAACGAACAAGACTTAAAAGAGATTGTACAAAACGGTTTGAAATATTCACCTGTCAGTCAATGTCTACTTGAAAAATCTATTGCAGGCTTTAAAGAAATTGAATACGAAGTGATGAGAGATAAAAACGATAATGCTATTGTTGTTTGTAATATGGAGAATATTGATCCAGTCGGTGTTCATACAGGTGATTCAATTGTCGTTGCACCATCACAAACGTTAACTGATTATGAATATCATATGTTACGTGATGTAAGCTTGCGTATCATTCGTGCATTAGGGATTGAAGGTGGATGTAACGTTCAGCTTGCATTAGACCCACATTCATTCAATTACTACATTATTGAAGTGAATCCACGTGTATCTAGATCAAGTGCATTAGCGAGTAAGGCAACAGGGTATCCAATCGCTAAAATTGCAGCGAAAATTGCCGTCGGTATGACGTTGGATGAAATGATGAACCCTGTGACGAAAACGAGTTATGCAGCATTTGAACCGACATTAGATTATGTCGTATCAAAGATACCAAGATTTCCATTCGATAAGTTTGATAAAGGTGAACGTAAACTAGGTACTCAAATGAAGGCAACTGGCGAAGTAATGGCCATTGGACGTACGTATGAAGAATCATTACTGAAAGCAATTCGTTCTTTAGAATATGGCGTCCATCATTTAGGATTACCGAATGGCGATGAGTTTGAACTAGAACACATTATGAAGCAAATTGGCATTGCGAGTGATGAAAGATTATTCTTTATTGGAGAAGCACTTCGCCGAGATATTACGGTTCAAGAAATTCATGACATTACTCAAATTGATATGTTCTTCTTAAATAAGTTCAAGCATATTATCGATATCGAACATATGCTAAAAGAAAATAAAGGATCACTGACACATTTAGAGTTTGCGAAAAAATATGGATTTAGTGATAAAGTAATTGCACACCGATTCGAAATGACAGAAGAAGAAGTGTTTGAATTACGTCAACAACACAATATTATGCCAGTATTTAAAATGGTCGATACGTGTGCTGCAGAATTCGAATCAGAAACGCCATATTTCTATGGAACATATGAAGAAGACAATGAATCGATTGTCAGCGATAAAGAGAAAATCATCGTATTAGGTTCTGGTCCAATTCGAATCGGACAAGGAGTCGAATTTGATTACGCGACAGTTCATGCGGTATGGGCGATTCAGCAGCAAGGATATGAAGCGATTATTATTAATAATAATCCAGAAACTGTATCAACTGACTTCTCAATCAGTGACAAATTATACTTCGAACCATTAACAGTAGAAGATGTCATGAATATCATTGATCTTGAGCAACCGAAAGGTGTAGTCGTTCAATTTGGCGGACAAACTGCAATCAATTTAGCGGAAGGTTTAAATGCGAGAGGGGTTGAAATACTTGGAACGAGTCTTGAAGAGATTGATCGTGCGGAAGACCGTAAATCATTTGAAGCACTCCTTCAATCTTTAGAGATTCCGCAACCACTTGGTAAGACGGCAACGAATGTCTCTGAAGCGATCGATAACGCAAATTATATTGGGTATCCTGTACTCGTTAGACCTTCATATGTTCTTGGTGGCCGAGCAATGGAAATCGTTCATACTGAAACTGAACTAAAACAATATATGGAAAATGCGGTGAAAGCTTCACCAGAGCATCCAGTATTGATTGACCGTTATTTAACAGGTAAAGAAATCGAAGTCGATGCAATTAGTGATGGAAAAACAGTTGTCATTCCAGGTATTATGGAGCATATAGAACGTGCAGGAGTTCATTCAGGGGATTCTATCGCAGTGTATCCGCCACAGAATTTAACAAATGATCACATTAAAACGCTTGAAGAATATACGATTAAGCTTGCTAAAGGGCTGAATACTAAAGGGTTAATTAACATTCAATATGTGATCTCGAATGATGAAGTATTTGTGCTCGAAGTGAATCCAAGAGCGAGCCGTACAGTGCCATTTTTAAGTAAAATTACAGATATTCCAATGGCAAACCTTGCGATGAGTTCAATTTTAGGTCAATCTTTACAGTCATTAGGATATGAGACAGGTGTTCAACCAATACAGGAAGGCGTATATATTAAAGCACCAGTATTCAGTTTCTCAAAACTTAAAAATGTAGATATTACATTAGGCCCTGAAATGAAATCAACAGGGGAAGTTATGGGACAAGACCAAACGATGCAAAAAGCGCTATACAAAGCTTTAGCAGCTACTGGTTTAATTGTGAAAGACCATGGAACTGTGTTGTTCACAGTGAGTGATGATGATAAAGAAGAAGCAACGGAATTGGCTGAGAGATTTTATAAGATTGGCTATAGAATATTAGCCACGGAAGGCACGGCGAAAACATTTAACGAACAAGGTATACCAGCAGAATCTGTAGATAAAATTAGTGACGATAAAACAGATTTACTTGATGCGATACAGCAAGGAAAAGTTCAACTCGTCATTAACACAATGACGAAAGGTAAAGAGATAGAACGTGATGGCTTTAGAATCCGTCGGGAATCAGTCGATAATGGTGTACCATGTCTTACATCACTTGATACTGCGAGTGCGATCATCGATGTTATCGAATCGATGACATTTGAAATGAATGCAATGAATGAATAA
- a CDS encoding dihydroorotate dehydrogenase electron transfer subunit, which translates to MGEQFIVKSQRSIARNIYELIVTGDKTEAMKTPGQFVHIQIGQGTEHMLRRPISICRVENNELTMLYRAEGKGTQFLSNLRSGDRLDILTPLGQGFDIHQTDKKALLVGGGIGVPPMYELAHQLKSIGKEVEIVLGFNDQQDVFYENEFNALGKTHIATANGSYGTKGFVTDIIETLDDDFDTFYSCGPMPMLKALTHQLSDKKGYISLEERMGCGIGACFACVVPADNDKGYVKICSDGPVFESGALKL; encoded by the coding sequence ATGGGCGAACAATTTATCGTTAAATCTCAACGTTCAATTGCACGTAATATTTATGAACTCATCGTCACAGGTGATAAAACAGAAGCGATGAAAACACCTGGCCAATTTGTACATATTCAAATTGGTCAAGGGACTGAGCATATGTTGCGCCGTCCCATTTCGATTTGTCGAGTGGAAAACAATGAACTGACAATGTTATATCGTGCTGAAGGAAAAGGAACACAATTTTTATCAAACTTAAGAAGCGGTGACCGATTGGATATTTTAACACCACTCGGTCAAGGGTTTGATATTCATCAAACAGATAAAAAAGCACTTTTAGTTGGAGGTGGGATTGGTGTTCCACCAATGTATGAGTTGGCTCATCAATTAAAATCCATCGGCAAAGAAGTAGAAATTGTATTAGGATTTAATGATCAGCAAGATGTATTTTATGAAAATGAATTCAACGCATTAGGAAAGACTCATATTGCAACGGCCAATGGTTCATACGGTACGAAAGGGTTTGTTACAGATATCATTGAAACGCTTGATGATGATTTCGATACGTTTTATTCATGTGGTCCAATGCCGATGTTGAAAGCTTTAACTCATCAGTTATCTGATAAGAAAGGTTACATTTCTTTAGAAGAGCGAATGGGCTGTGGTATTGGTGCATGCTTTGCATGTGTTGTACCTGCAGATAATGACAAAGGGTACGTCAAAATTTGTTCAGACGGACCGGTATTCGAAAGTGGGGCGTTGAAGTTATGA
- a CDS encoding dihydroorotate dehydrogenase, giving the protein MSRLNINIPGLSLKNPIIPASGCFAFGQEYSQYYNLSKLGAIMIKAATDQSRFGNPTPRVAETPSGMLNAIGLQNPGVDHILEHELPWLEQYDVPIIANVAGTMVEDYVEVAQKISKAPNVHALELNISCPNVKEGGIQFGTDPTVASELTKAVKAVSSVPVYVKLSPNVTDIVEMATAIADHADGLTMINTLVGMELDRKTGKPIIANITGGLSGPAIKPVALRMVYQVAQAVNIPIIAMGGIHRTQDVIDFISAGASAVAIGTANFQNPMICSDIIDELPNYLDEHGIDHILDIKGRAFKNR; this is encoded by the coding sequence ATGAGTCGACTAAATATCAATATACCAGGATTATCATTAAAGAATCCGATTATTCCAGCGAGTGGGTGCTTTGCATTTGGTCAAGAATATAGTCAATATTATAACTTATCAAAGCTTGGTGCTATCATGATCAAAGCGGCAACAGATCAATCACGATTCGGGAACCCAACACCACGTGTAGCAGAAACACCAAGTGGGATGCTGAATGCCATTGGATTACAAAATCCAGGTGTCGATCATATATTAGAACATGAGTTGCCATGGTTAGAACAATATGACGTTCCGATTATTGCAAACGTCGCTGGAACAATGGTAGAAGATTACGTTGAAGTCGCACAAAAGATTTCAAAAGCACCAAATGTCCACGCATTAGAATTAAATATTAGTTGCCCTAATGTGAAAGAAGGCGGCATTCAATTTGGAACAGACCCAACTGTTGCTAGTGAGTTAACAAAGGCAGTAAAAGCAGTATCGTCTGTACCAGTCTATGTAAAATTATCACCAAACGTTACAGATATTGTTGAAATGGCAACCGCAATTGCTGACCATGCTGATGGTTTAACAATGATTAATACACTCGTTGGAATGGAATTAGACCGTAAAACAGGTAAGCCGATCATTGCTAACATTACAGGAGGGCTAAGTGGTCCAGCAATAAAACCTGTTGCGTTAAGAATGGTCTATCAAGTTGCACAAGCGGTAAATATTCCTATTATTGCAATGGGAGGTATCCATCGGACACAAGACGTGATTGACTTTATCTCAGCAGGTGCAAGTGCCGTGGCAATCGGTACAGCCAACTTCCAAAATCCAATGATCTGTAGCGACATCATCGACGAATTACCTAATTATTTAGATGAACATGGAATAGATCATATATTGGACATTAAAGGACGGGCGTTCAAGAATAGATAA
- the pyrF gene encoding orotidine-5'-phosphate decarboxylase → MTKPIIALDFNDQQTALNFVNQFDESLFVKVGMELYYRSGPEIIYELKNLGHQIFLDLKCHDIPNTVGKALEVVASLEVDMVNVHALGGRNMMLRAKESIDRVNKDTKLIAVTQLTSTNEQMIQYEQNIPLTMRESVLNLATLAHDCHLDGVVCSVQEAELLTEQLGRDFLKVTPGIRLKEDSVDDQVRIATPTVARELGSTHIVVGRSITQHDNPIERYNYYKSVWEG, encoded by the coding sequence ATGACGAAGCCAATTATTGCATTAGATTTCAATGACCAACAAACAGCTTTAAATTTCGTTAATCAATTTGATGAATCATTATTCGTTAAAGTTGGAATGGAACTTTACTATCGCTCTGGTCCTGAAATTATTTATGAACTTAAAAATTTAGGGCATCAAATTTTTCTTGATTTAAAATGTCATGATATCCCGAACACAGTAGGGAAAGCGTTGGAAGTCGTTGCAAGTCTTGAAGTGGATATGGTTAATGTCCACGCACTGGGTGGTCGTAATATGATGCTCCGAGCAAAAGAATCGATTGATCGAGTCAATAAAGATACGAAATTGATTGCTGTGACACAATTGACATCAACGAATGAGCAAATGATTCAATACGAACAAAATATTCCACTTACAATGAGAGAATCCGTTCTAAATTTAGCAACATTAGCACATGATTGTCATTTAGACGGTGTTGTATGCTCGGTGCAAGAAGCTGAATTATTAACAGAACAATTAGGAAGAGACTTTTTGAAAGTCACACCAGGCATCCGATTGAAAGAGGATAGCGTAGATGATCAAGTACGCATCGCAACACCAACTGTTGCTAGAGAATTAGGTAGTACTCATATCGTAGTAGGACGTTCAATTACACAGCATGATAACCCAATTGAACGATATAATTATTATAAATCAGTTTGGGAGGGATAA
- the pyrE gene encoding orotate phosphoribosyltransferase produces MASIAQHLLNIKAVELNTVNKFTWASGIQSPIYCDNRLTIAYPEVRRQLAKEVSELVKTFGEVEIVAGTSTAGIPHAAFVSEVLDLPMSYVRGSKKSHGKGNQIEGANVEGKKVIVIEDLISTGGSSLEAVNGVKAQGGEVVGVVAIFTYGLEKAKAQFEAADVEYKTVTNLDELLEEAVAIDYIDSNQAEEIKAWRDEL; encoded by the coding sequence ATGGCATCAATTGCACAACATTTATTAAATATTAAAGCCGTTGAATTAAATACAGTTAATAAATTTACGTGGGCAAGTGGAATTCAATCTCCGATCTATTGTGATAATCGATTAACGATTGCATATCCAGAAGTGAGAAGACAACTTGCAAAGGAAGTAAGTGAACTTGTTAAGACATTTGGAGAAGTTGAAATTGTAGCCGGAACATCGACAGCAGGCATTCCACACGCAGCATTTGTGAGTGAAGTGTTGGACTTGCCAATGTCATATGTAAGGGGTTCTAAGAAATCACACGGTAAAGGGAATCAAATTGAAGGAGCGAATGTAGAAGGAAAGAAAGTCATTGTCATTGAAGACTTGATCTCTACAGGAGGATCTTCGTTAGAAGCCGTAAACGGAGTGAAAGCACAAGGCGGAGAAGTCGTTGGTGTGGTCGCGATTTTTACTTATGGATTGGAGAAAGCGAAAGCACAATTTGAAGCAGCCGATGTGGAATATAAGACCGTGACGAATTTGGATGAGTTGTTAGAAGAAGCGGTAGCGATTGATTATATTGATTCAAATCAAGCAGAAGAGATAAAAGCATGGAGAGATGAATTATAA
- a CDS encoding NFACT family protein, with product MAFDGLFTQFLIHELHSQLPQRIQKIQQADHEHLIFTVKGQQKKQKLLISTHPMYARLHMTTSSFDIPFDPPMFTKVLRKHIEGGMIHEINQIGNDRLIQFVIESRNDLGDLTTYHVYVEVMGKHSNIILTTKEDKIIDSIKHLTPNTNKARTIMPGFTYDTPATQNKINPFDVDTPVKYIDFNQGRLDKQVMQSFEGLSPMSAKLMLSQSRFVTGDNFNQLFKQFMSICQDPQPTLWTSNNKEFFYITHPNIQSEASTYFTPFEDVKTYDTISELCDAFYKDRSNKAKIDQQAKDLLKTIEQTKSRLKSKLEKLNNEYNEAINMDEYQLKGELLTTYMHQLNNHSDQVEVINYYTNEPITIEIDTTKSINDNAQKYYAKYQKLKRRQKEVTAQIKQTKEDLQYIDSLHQSMQTIDLQDIDDVREEMINAGFLKKKKSKQQHKQKNKKSHENYITTTASTGETILIGKNNKQNDYITTKKAQNNHLWFHIKDMPGSHVVILDSEPTDDAIEQAAQYAAGYSSAHMSDNVEVDYTYIKHVHKPSGAKPGFVTYDHQTTLNVTPKVLS from the coding sequence ATGGCATTTGATGGACTATTTACACAGTTTTTAATCCATGAACTTCACAGTCAATTACCACAGCGTATTCAAAAAATTCAACAAGCTGACCATGAGCATTTAATTTTCACAGTTAAAGGTCAACAAAAAAAGCAAAAATTACTTATTTCAACCCATCCAATGTATGCAAGGTTGCATATGACCACATCATCATTTGATATACCATTTGATCCACCAATGTTTACGAAAGTGCTTAGAAAACATATAGAAGGTGGAATGATTCATGAAATCAATCAAATTGGAAATGACCGCCTCATCCAATTCGTCATTGAAAGTCGTAACGATTTAGGTGATTTAACAACTTATCATGTATATGTCGAAGTGATGGGAAAACATAGTAACATTATTTTAACAACTAAAGAAGACAAAATAATCGACAGCATCAAACATTTAACACCAAATACGAATAAAGCCCGTACAATCATGCCTGGTTTTACTTATGACACACCAGCAACACAAAATAAGATCAATCCATTTGATGTTGATACACCTGTAAAATATATTGATTTCAACCAAGGACGACTTGATAAACAAGTGATGCAATCATTCGAAGGTCTATCTCCGATGAGTGCAAAACTGATGCTAAGTCAATCACGCTTTGTAACAGGAGATAATTTTAATCAATTATTCAAACAATTTATGTCAATTTGTCAAGATCCCCAACCAACACTATGGACTTCAAACAATAAAGAGTTCTTTTACATCACACACCCTAATATTCAAAGTGAAGCATCAACTTACTTCACACCGTTTGAAGACGTTAAAACTTACGATACAATCAGTGAATTGTGTGATGCATTTTATAAAGATAGATCGAACAAAGCGAAAATTGATCAACAAGCCAAAGATTTACTTAAAACGATCGAACAAACAAAGTCACGCTTGAAATCTAAACTTGAAAAATTAAACAATGAATACAATGAAGCCATCAATATGGATGAATACCAATTAAAAGGTGAGCTACTCACAACGTATATGCATCAACTGAACAACCATTCTGATCAAGTTGAAGTCATTAATTACTATACCAATGAACCAATCACCATCGAAATCGATACAACGAAGTCAATCAATGATAATGCTCAAAAATATTACGCAAAATATCAAAAATTAAAGCGACGACAAAAAGAAGTAACCGCTCAAATAAAACAAACAAAAGAAGATTTACAATACATCGACTCACTTCACCAATCGATGCAAACAATTGACCTTCAAGATATCGATGACGTAAGAGAAGAAATGATTAATGCAGGCTTTCTAAAAAAGAAGAAGTCAAAACAGCAACATAAACAAAAAAACAAAAAATCTCACGAAAACTATATAACGACAACCGCTTCAACAGGTGAAACCATTTTAATTGGTAAAAACAATAAACAAAACGACTATATTACAACAAAAAAAGCTCAAAATAATCATCTTTGGTTCCATATTAAAGATATGCCAGGTTCTCATGTTGTCATATTAGACAGTGAACCAACAGATGATGCAATTGAACAAGCAGCGCAATACGCCGCAGGATATTCATCCGCACATATGAGTGACAACGTAGAAGTCGACTACACGTATATAAAACATGTTCATAAGCCAAGCGGTGCCAAACCAGGATTTGTTACGTATGATCATCAAACGACGTTGAATGTCACACCCAAAGTACTATCTTAG